A single region of the Latilactobacillus curvatus JCM 1096 = DSM 20019 genome encodes:
- a CDS encoding YutD family protein encodes MADTKNSPKIAKKVTKAIEKEMIASAKQPEVPQHVVMKTETTLEIDKCAYEVVVNYREGFDAEKLNERYNEVLAKYDYIVADWGFEQLRLKGFYKATNKRANKDQLINTLQDYLYEYCNFGCAYFVLERQGKPIIKNENRRSNRQRGQQRRRRQKPGFTERKVTDNKQKVTKERPQKAVTENQKSVNKRHFKIRPLEHNKK; translated from the coding sequence GTGGCGGATACGAAAAACAGTCCCAAGATTGCCAAGAAAGTGACCAAGGCGATTGAAAAAGAAATGATCGCTTCAGCCAAACAACCGGAAGTGCCACAACACGTTGTCATGAAGACTGAAACCACGCTTGAGATTGATAAATGTGCTTATGAAGTCGTTGTGAACTATCGTGAAGGCTTCGACGCTGAAAAGTTGAACGAACGCTATAATGAAGTGTTGGCTAAGTACGATTATATTGTGGCTGACTGGGGCTTTGAACAACTGCGTTTGAAGGGCTTTTACAAAGCAACCAACAAACGCGCTAATAAAGATCAATTAATCAATACGTTACAAGATTATCTATACGAATACTGCAACTTTGGTTGTGCCTACTTTGTTTTGGAACGTCAAGGCAAGCCAATCATTAAGAATGAGAATCGGCGGAGTAATCGCCAACGTGGTCAGCAACGGCGTCGGCGTCAAAAGCCAGGTTTTACAGAACGGAAAGTCACCGATAACAAGCAAAAAGTGACTAAAGAACGCCCTCAAAAGGCGGTAACCGAGAATCAAAAATCAGTTAATAAGCGTCATTTTAAGATCCGTCCTTTGGAACACAATAAAAAGTAA